A section of the Camelus dromedarius isolate mCamDro1 chromosome 14, mCamDro1.pat, whole genome shotgun sequence genome encodes:
- the MRPL20 gene encoding large ribosomal subunit protein bL20m — protein sequence MVFLTAQLWLRSRLTDRYWRVQEVLKHARHFRGRKNRCYRLAVRAVTRAFVKCTRARRLKKRNMRTLWINRITAASQEHGLKYPAFIANLIKCRVELNRKVLADLAIYEPKTFKSLASLAKRRRQEGFAAALGDGKEPEGIFSRVAHHH from the exons ATGGTCTTCCTGACTGCGCAGCTCTGGCTGCGGAGCCGCCTCACTGACCGCTACTGGCGGGTCCAGGAGGTGCTGAAGCACGCGCGG CATTTCCGAGGAAGGAAGAATCGGTGCTACCGGCTGGCGGTCAGAGCTGTGACGAGAGCGTTCGTGAAATGCACCCGAGCCCGCAGGCTGAAGAAGAGGAACATGAGGACG cTCTGGATTAATCGAATTACAGCTGCTTCCCAGGAACACGGCCTGAAGTACCCAGCATTCATTGCCAATTTAATTAAG TGCCGGGTGGAGCTCAACAGGAAAGTACTCGCAGACCTAGCCATCTACGAACCAAAGACTTTTAAATCTTTGGCTTCTTTGGCCAAAAGGAGGCGACAGGAAGGATTTGCTGCTGCCTTGGGGGATGGGAAGGAGCCAGAAGGCATTTTTTCCAGGGTGGCACATCACCACTGA
- the CCNL2 gene encoding cyclin-L2 isoform X6 translates to MAAAAAAAAGTATAGAPGPAAPATAAGTPGSGSAVPASQGVLIGDRLYSGVLITLENCLLPDDKLRFTPSMSSGLDTDTETDLRVVGCELIQAAGILLRLPQVAMATGQVLFQRFFYTKSFVKHSMEHVSMACVHLASKIEEAPRRIRDVINVFHRLRHLREKKKPVPLLLDQDYVNLKNQIIKAERRVLKELGFCVHVKHPHKIIVMYLQVLECERNQHLVQTSWVASEGK, encoded by the exons atggcggcggcggcggcagcggcggcggggaCGGCCACGGCCGGGGCTCCGGGGCCAGCGGCCCCCGCGACAGCGGCCGGCACGCCGGGCTCCGGGAGCGCGGTCCCCGCGTCGCAGGGGGTGCTGATCGGGGACCGGCTGTACTCCGGGGTGCTCATCACCTTGGAGAACTGCCTCCTGCCCGACGACAAGCTCCGCTTCACGCCGTCCATGTCGAGTGGCCTCGACACAGACACGGAGACCGACCTCCGCGTGGTGGGCTGCGAGCTCATCCAGGCGGCCGGCATCCTGCTCCGCCTGCCGCAG GTGGCTATGGCTACTGGGCAGGTGTTGTTCCAGCGGTTTTTTTATACCAAGTCCTTTGTGAAGCATTCCATGGAG CACGTGTCGATGGCTTGTGTTCACCTGGCCTCCAAAATAGAAGAGGCTCCAAGACGGATTCGGGATGTCATCAATGTGTTTCATCGCCTTCGGCACCTGAGAGAGAAAAA AAAGCCTGTGCCTCTGCTGTTAGATCAAGATTACGTTAACTTAAAGAATCAAATTATAAAGGCGGAAAGGCGGGTTCTCAAAGAGCTGGGTTTCTGTGTCCACGTGAAGCACCCTCACAAG ATAATCGTTATGTACCTTCAGGTGTTAGAGTGTGAGCGTAACCAACACCTGGTCCAGACCTCATG GGTAGCCTCTGAGGGTAAGTGA
- the TMEM88B gene encoding transmembrane protein 88B isoform X1, translating into MSGQEREMEEDEGEGTSDTALMLPRRPPDCQAAALRSPRWGGLAAQGLGILLLPGRALAGLLLHLLLPAAVFLLVLLPAAAIVFLGFLCHSRVHPEPRPACRALLSDRGSAALIVSGFLSLPPLLVLASAARARLARRLRSLLPPPTCSPGPRRHLVSSDDGRERHHPDGEEQLCAWV; encoded by the exons ATgagtgggcaggagagggagatggaggaggatgAGGGAGAGGGCACTTCAGACACAGCACTCATGCTGCCCCGAAGGCCTCCTGACTGCCAGGCCGCGGCCCTGAGGTCCCCAAGGTGGGGAGGCCTGGCTGCCCAAGGCCTCGGGATCCTGTTGCTGCCTGGCCGGGCCCTGGCGGGGCTCCTGCTCCATCTGCTGCTGCCCGCAGCCGTGTTCCTGCTGGTGCTGCTGCCAGCAGCAGCCATCGTCTTCCTGGGATTCCTGTGCCACTCGAGG GTCCACCCCGAGCCTCGCCCCGCGTGCCGCGCGCTGCTCTCGGATCGCGGCTCTGCGGCGCTCATCGTGTCGGGCTTCCTCTCGCTTCCTCCGCTTCTGGTGCTCGCCTCGGCCGCCCGCGCCCGCCTGGCCCGACGCCTCCGCTCGCTGCTGCCGCCCCCGACTTGCAGTCCTGGACCCCGCCGCCACCTGGTGTCCAGCGACGATGGGCGCGAGCGACACCACCCTGACGGGGAGGAGCAGCTCTGCGCCTGGGTGTGA
- the TMEM88B gene encoding transmembrane protein 88B isoform X2: MSGQEREMEEDEGEGTSDTALMLPRRPPDCQAAALRSPRWGGLAAQGLGILLLPGRALAGLLLHLLLPAAVFLLVLLPAAAIVFLGFLCHSRSAGLQRVPEVVRFAWETPRCMFPKFHRRPENQACRAQPENGISIYTPHVPSAESVMWLDQHGDDG; this comes from the exons ATgagtgggcaggagagggagatggaggaggatgAGGGAGAGGGCACTTCAGACACAGCACTCATGCTGCCCCGAAGGCCTCCTGACTGCCAGGCCGCGGCCCTGAGGTCCCCAAGGTGGGGAGGCCTGGCTGCCCAAGGCCTCGGGATCCTGTTGCTGCCTGGCCGGGCCCTGGCGGGGCTCCTGCTCCATCTGCTGCTGCCCGCAGCCGTGTTCCTGCTGGTGCTGCTGCCAGCAGCAGCCATCGTCTTCCTGGGATTCCTGTGCCACTCGAGG TCAGCAGGCCTCCAGCGAGTTCCAGAGGTGGTGAGATTTGCTTGGGAGACTCCACGCTGTATGTTTCCAAAATTCCATCGGCGGCCAGAGAACCAGGCGTGCAGGGCTCAGCCTGAGAACGGAATTAGCATTTACA CTCCGCATGTCCCCAGTGCAGAATCTGTCATGTGGCTGGACCAGCATGGAGATGACGGCTGA
- the VWA1 gene encoding von Willebrand factor A domain-containing protein 1 isoform X1 produces MLPWTVLGLALSLRLPRSGAERGLPASVPQGDLLFLLDSSASVSHYEFSRVREFLGQLAALLPLGPGALHASLVHVGSQPHTEFPFGQHSSGSTVQDAIRAAAQRMGDTNTGLALAYAKEQLFAEEAGARPGVPKVLVWVTDGGSSDPVGPPMQELKDLGVTVFIVSTGRGNLLELSAAASPPAEKHLHFVDVDDLHMITQELRGSVLDAMWPQQLRASEVTSSGFRLAWPPLLTPDSGYYVLELMPSAKQGTVLRQQLPGNATGWAWAGLDPDTEYNVELMPESNVRLLRPQHLRVRTLPEETGPERIVVSHARPRSLRVSWAPALGPAAALGYHVQVGPLLGGAAQRVEVPAGRNSTTLQGLAPGTAYLVTVTAAFRSGRERALSAKACTPDGERSRAPRPQAPEAGGREP; encoded by the exons ATGCTGCCCTGGACGGTTCTCGGCCTGGCCCTGAGCCTGCGGCTGCCGCGGAGCGGCGCGGAGCGTG gcctcCCGGCATCTGTCCCCCAGGGGGACCTGCTGTTTCTGTTGGACAGCTCGGCCAGCGTGTCTCATTATGAGTTTTCCCGAGTTCGGGAGTTTTTGGGGCAGCTGGCGGCCCTGTtgcccctgggccctggggccctgCATGCCAGCCTGGTGCACGTGGGCAGCCAGCCACACACCGAGTTCCCCTTCGGCCAGCACAGCTCAGGCTCGACTGTCCAGGATGCTATTCGTGCTGCAGCCCAACGCATGGGTGACACCAACACTGGCCTGGCGCTGGCATACGCCAAGGAGCAGCTGTTTGCCGAGGAGGCGGGGGCCCGGCCGGGAGTGCCCAAGGTGCTGGTGTGGGTGACAGACGGCGGCTCCAGCGACCCCGTGGGGCCCCCTATGCAGGAGCTGAAGGACCTGGGCGTCACTGTCTTCATTGTCAGCACTGGCCGCGGCAACCTCCTGGAGTTGTCGGCCGCAGCCTCACCCCCCGCGGAGAAGCACCTGCACTTTGTGGATGTGGACGACCTGCACATGATCACCCAGGAGCTGAGGGGCTCCGTTCTTG ACGCGATGTGGCCGCAGCAGCTCCGTGCCTCTGAGGTCACGTCTAGCGGCTTCCGTCTGGCCTGGCCGCCCCTACTGACCCCGGACTCGGGCTACTACGTGTTGGAGCTGATGCCCAGCGCCAAGCAGGGGACCGTGCTCCGCCAGCAGCTGCCAGGGAACGCGACGGGCTGGGCCTGGGCCGGCCTCGACCCCGACACGGAATACAACGTGGAGCTGATGCCAGAGTCCAACGTGCGGCTCTTGAGGCCACAGCACCTGCGAGTGCGCACGCTGCCGG AGGAGACCGGACCGGAGCGCATCGTCGTCTCGCACGCCAGGCCGCGCAGCCTGCGCGTGAGCTGGGCCCCGGCGCTGGGTCCGGCCGCCGCGCTCGGCTACCACGTGCAGGTCGGGCCGCTGCTGGGCGGCGCGGCGCAGCGCGTGGAGGTGCCCGCGGGCCGGAACAGCACCACGCTGCAGGGCCTGGCGCCCGGCACCGCCTACCTGGTGACCGTGACGGCGGCCTTCCGCTCGGGCCGCGAGAGGGCGCTGTCGGCCAAGGCCTGCACGCCCGATGGCGAGCGCAGCCGCGCCCCGCGTCCCCAGGCGCCGGAGGCTGGTGGCCGGGAGCCGTGA
- the ANKRD65 gene encoding ankyrin repeat domain-containing protein 65 — translation MQDSCSFQMDSGVLASAEQDMTEAEAEQELRWLALGSEEALGAETEGPRAPQAWGRLLRAVWKGHVSLVTQLLRQGASVEERDRAGRTPLHLAVLRGHVPLVRLLLQRGAPAGVVDRAGRTPLHEAAWHGHSQVAELLLRRGAPTAARCGAGLTPLHWAAALGCTLLAGRLLGAPGPGSAAVDAHGWTATHWAAVAGRLPVLELLVAGSHKGLEGTLLVATAAGRAGALRLLLARGARVDARDGAGATALSVAAGLGCQQDMEVLLDHGADPSLKDRHGRSALHRAAAGGHLPAVQLLAAWGAEVDARDSLGLTPLHHAARGGHVEIVTHLLDRGAEVDAAGWLRKTPLHFAMECGHGPTAVLLLSRGASSTLRTGWGEVAQDLGPALCGEQEDFWGHRAPGSLSFSLQGQSRTEGSRLPQPSQRIQAPYSLKPPAGEARAAQRLLEEKEEVA, via the exons ATGCAGGATTCGTGTTCCTTCCAGATGGACTCTGGGGTCTTAGCATCTGCGGAGCAGGACATGACAGAGGCGGAGGCAGAGCAGGAGTTGCGGTGGTTGGCGCTGGGCTCCGAGGAGGCTCTGGGAGCTGAGACAGAGGGGCCCAGAGCCCCGCAGGCCTGGGGGCGCCTGCTGAGGGCGGTGTGGAAGGGTCATGTGAGCCTAGTGACTCAGCTGCTGCGGCAAGGGGCCAGTGTGGAGGAGAG GGACCGTGCGGGCAGGACCCCGCTCCACCTGGCTGTCCTGCGTGGCCATGTGCCGCTGGTGCGTCTCCTGCTGCAGCGAGGGGCCCCGGCGGGAGTCGTAGACCGCGCGGGGCGCACGCCACTGCACGAGGCTGCCTGGCACGGGCACTCGCAGGTGGCCGAGCTGCTGCTGCGGCGCGGGGCGCCGACAGCCGCGCGCTGCGGGGCCGGCCTCACGCCGCTGCACTGGGCCGCTGCGCTGGGCTGCACGCTACTGGCCGGGCGCCTGCTGGGCGCGCCGGGCCCCGGCTCCGCGGCGGTGGACGCGCACGGCTGGACGGCAACGCACTGGGCAGCCGTGGCCGGCCGGCTGCCAGTGCTTGAGCTGCTGGTGGCGGGCAGCCACAAGGGCCTGGAGGGCACCCTGCTCGTGGCGACCGCGGCTGGGCGCGCGGGGGCGCTGCGCCTCCTCCTGGCTCGTGGGGCGCGGGTGGACGCCCGGGACGGCGCAGGAGCCACCGCGCTCAGCGTCGCGGCCGGCCTGGGCTGCCAGCAG GACATGGAGGTGCTGCTTGACCATGGGGCGGACCCAAGCCTCAAGGACAGGCATGGCCGCTCTGCCCTCCACAGGGCTGCTGCAGGTGGACATCTGCCCGCCGTCCAGCTGCTGGCAGCTTGGGGAGCAGAGGTGGACGCTCGGGACTCGTTGGGCCTCACACCCCTGCACCACGCTGCTCGGGGAGGCCACGTGGAGATAGTCACTCACCTCCTGGACAGGGGTGCGGAGGTCGACGCCGCTGGTTGGCTCCGCAAGACCCCCCTGCATTTTGCCATGGAGTGTGGCCACGGCCCCACTGCCGTGCTTTTGCTGAGCCGAGGGGCCAGCTCCACCCTGAGGacggggtggggtgaggtggccCAGGACCTGGGGCCGGCCCTCTGTGGAGAGCAGGAGGACTTCTGGGGGCACAGAGCCCCAGGGTCCCTGAGCTTCTCACTGCAGGGCCAGAGCAGAACAGAAGGCTCCAGGCTCCCACAGCCTTCACAGAGGATACAGGCACCTTATAGTCTGAAGCCGCCTGCCGGGGAGGCGAGAGCAGCGCAGAGGctcctggaggagaaggaagaagtggCTTGA
- the VWA1 gene encoding von Willebrand factor A domain-containing protein 1 isoform X3, with product MGDTNTGLALAYAKEQLFAEEAGARPGVPKVLVWVTDGGSSDPVGPPMQELKDLGVTVFIVSTGRGNLLELSAAASPPAEKHLHFVDVDDLHMITQELRGSVLDAMWPQQLRASEVTSSGFRLAWPPLLTPDSGYYVLELMPSAKQGTVLRQQLPGNATGWAWAGLDPDTEYNVELMPESNVRLLRPQHLRVRTLPEETGPERIVVSHARPRSLRVSWAPALGPAAALGYHVQVGPLLGGAAQRVEVPAGRNSTTLQGLAPGTAYLVTVTAAFRSGRERALSAKACTPDGERSRAPRPQAPEAGGREP from the exons ATGGGTGACACCAACACTGGCCTGGCGCTGGCATACGCCAAGGAGCAGCTGTTTGCCGAGGAGGCGGGGGCCCGGCCGGGAGTGCCCAAGGTGCTGGTGTGGGTGACAGACGGCGGCTCCAGCGACCCCGTGGGGCCCCCTATGCAGGAGCTGAAGGACCTGGGCGTCACTGTCTTCATTGTCAGCACTGGCCGCGGCAACCTCCTGGAGTTGTCGGCCGCAGCCTCACCCCCCGCGGAGAAGCACCTGCACTTTGTGGATGTGGACGACCTGCACATGATCACCCAGGAGCTGAGGGGCTCCGTTCTTG ACGCGATGTGGCCGCAGCAGCTCCGTGCCTCTGAGGTCACGTCTAGCGGCTTCCGTCTGGCCTGGCCGCCCCTACTGACCCCGGACTCGGGCTACTACGTGTTGGAGCTGATGCCCAGCGCCAAGCAGGGGACCGTGCTCCGCCAGCAGCTGCCAGGGAACGCGACGGGCTGGGCCTGGGCCGGCCTCGACCCCGACACGGAATACAACGTGGAGCTGATGCCAGAGTCCAACGTGCGGCTCTTGAGGCCACAGCACCTGCGAGTGCGCACGCTGCCGG AGGAGACCGGACCGGAGCGCATCGTCGTCTCGCACGCCAGGCCGCGCAGCCTGCGCGTGAGCTGGGCCCCGGCGCTGGGTCCGGCCGCCGCGCTCGGCTACCACGTGCAGGTCGGGCCGCTGCTGGGCGGCGCGGCGCAGCGCGTGGAGGTGCCCGCGGGCCGGAACAGCACCACGCTGCAGGGCCTGGCGCCCGGCACCGCCTACCTGGTGACCGTGACGGCGGCCTTCCGCTCGGGCCGCGAGAGGGCGCTGTCGGCCAAGGCCTGCACGCCCGATGGCGAGCGCAGCCGCGCCCCGCGTCCCCAGGCGCCGGAGGCTGGTGGCCGGGAGCCGTGA